DNA sequence from the Halobacterium sp. DL1 genome:
GGAGGACCTCTTCTACATGCAGAACCGCGGCGTCCCCGAGCAGGCCGCCACCAACATGCTCGTCGAGGGCTTCTTCGTCCCCGTCCTCGAGGAGGTCGAGGTCGACGAGCTCCGCGAGGACCTCGAAGCGCGCATCCACGAACTGCTCCGGTAACCCTCCCCGGAGGGAACCGCTTAAGTCGCGCTCTCCCCGACTACCGAACAACATGAGAGGTATCGCTCGCGAGGTGTCCCGCGGGAGGCCACCCGCAGCCGTACACCGGACCCCAGACGCGTCGACGGGGGACTCGCTGTGAGCTCCGTCGCCGCGCGCGTGGACTCCGACCAGCAGCTCGCGCGCCTCCTCCAGATCGGTGTCGTCCTCGAGGAGGTCGTCGAAGCCCGCGCACACCGCCACTACCAGACGCTGCCCGCCGACGAGCGCGACGACGACATCGAGGACCTGCTCTCCCACGCCAGCGAGGAGTCCGCCGAACACCGCCGGCTGCTGGAGTCGCTCATCGAGGAGTTGAACGCCGAGAGCATCCCCTTCGAGGACGTGAAGGACCTCGTCGCCCAGAGCTACGGGAAGACCGGCCCGGAGGACTTCGACGGCGTGCTGTACGACCAGCTACACGGCGAGGAGACCGCCTACAAGTTCTACGACGACCTCCTCGACGCGGTCGAGGCGAGCGACGCCG
Encoded proteins:
- a CDS encoding tumor suppressor TSBF1-like protein, which translates into the protein MSSVAARVDSDQQLARLLQIGVVLEEVVEARAHRHYQTLPADERDDDIEDLLSHASEESAEHRRLLESLIEELNAESIPFEDVKDLVAQSYGKTGPEDFDGVLYDQLHGEETAYKFYDDLLDAVEASDAEFGVDRTELLETLRAIREAEAGGVEAVAKLMEDRA